The following proteins are encoded in a genomic region of Cydia strobilella chromosome 19, ilCydStro3.1, whole genome shotgun sequence:
- the LOC134750325 gene encoding juvenile hormone epoxide hydrolase-like — MEKFTVPGETQLVTRRAGILESEVHQNETAFQTALSAAVGLVDLAFPAQPPPRLPEPWWGNHAKHDTSVRRFTVHFSDEMITDLRHRIHNRRNLTHALHNAGNTYGSHAGYLAHFLDHWADGYDFAAREDWLNSFPQSITNIQELISTTCISGLDIHFIHVRPPNPRKKVVPILLLHGFPVTAFEYVHVIQNLMEERDDCDFVFEIVVPNLPGYGYSEATSKPGLALYQMGIIMKNLMLRLGKQQFYIHAGDVGHVVGDAIATLFPESSGIPY, encoded by the exons ATGGAAAAATTTACTGTCCCGGGTGAGACTCAACTCGTGACTCGGCGTGCTGGTATCCTGGAGTCGGAAGTTCATCAA AACGAGACCGCGTTTCAAACAGCGCTATCGGCAGCGGTGGGACTCGTGGACCTGGCCTTCCCTGCGCAGCCCCCGCCCCGCCTGCCTGAGCCCTGGTGGGGAAACCATGCTAAACATGACACTAGCGTCAGAAGATTCACTGTGCACTTTTCTGACGAG ATGATAACAGATCTACGGCACCGCATCCACAACCGCCGGAACCTGACGCATGCTCTCCACAACGCCGGAAACACCTACGGCTCCCACGCTGGGTACCTCGCGCACTTCCTTGACCACTGGGCTGACGGGTACGACTTCGCGGCCAGGGAGGACTGGCTGAACAGCTTCCCGCAGAGCATTACGAATATTCAGG AACTCATTTCAACAACTTGCATTTCAGGTCTAGACATCCACTTCATCCACGTCAGACCTCCCAACCCTCGCAAAAAGGTGGTCCCAATCCTCTTGCTGCACGGCTTCCCGGTCACCGCCTTCGAGTATGTTCACGTCATTCAGAACCTGATGGAGGAGAGAGATGACTGCGACTTCGTGTTCGAGATCGTCGTACCGAACTTACCGGGATATGGGTATTCAGAG GCCACATCCAAGCCCGGCTTGGCGCTGTACCAAATGGGCATCATCATGAAGAACCTGATGCTGCGCCTGGGCAAGCAGCAGTTCTACATCCACGCCGGGGACGTGGGACACGTGGTGGGGGATGCTATTGCTACACTCTTCCCCGAGAGTTCTGGGATTCCATACTAA